In the genome of Amphiura filiformis chromosome 4, Afil_fr2py, whole genome shotgun sequence, one region contains:
- the LOC140150046 gene encoding uncharacterized protein yields MMKTLLFIAFLVLFATHHTFAVNYVFEEEWHSFLEKVDENNVKGIFIRRIYTTAEELNQQQEITLTTSCPCGVIPTATTADYTVGSSVTFEAGEIEKEVEVIIKNDVDDELTDVDDELTEIFCLTLATDTGSNSTTLIEIPGNDFCYRGIAEANYGGAAPDAVFVGPWDTINSRLDVETTVDGGDSVSIFLSDRHKSLVGSDPDEINYVLFFDLHLGMERTPDANGNPGGGTDGDSILFLDGYSTSNYLDTIAPASANFILDGQPSKFWIQYDKSTGTLSVGTPDNLDVPYWSYEHGAGNAIDVHYVYIAQWFNDGPFKICPAPKNGFPVRKIQSVSASSSGYQYEGIPDRAIDGVPVQPDWYRSSCFISDVTQNPWLRIDMGQVYEVRYVAIYIIGDFYKATFDADVALTALDDMDIFVGSCPTIGSPANQLCYNTGDTISSYGGTFGFTTPYPGKPCDPGIYGQYLTLTKSSSGLIWACELHIYGKEVSHLVQARLQFSQSHFEVDENDGSIMITTNRTGLTESCTTGGYYTEGITATTSDFVAVPYPPDESNRISFSQGENDGTVKQFPVTILDDDLCEPSETFRVILTDIKGGTTGVQTWATVTINDNDGVMFSFEYDAYYVAEGDGAVNIGIRRTGQGVMQPGSAELNFAENTATSFDYNNTQVVVDFEASTNDDTEFGSVSLKEDDVYEDTEIFQVSLGTLTPANGCSKPGDIATASVILQDNDSRFWFNLVNNDAAISIPEGDSRTIEILRLGTEQSKNLDIVINGITADTSTDFSIVPAPDPNNDDVSSVTLLRSNDRESITISTHDDFDTENDEVFTLTLRDPLYPEGNRADPFTFTVIIVDNDARYAWKQTEFSIEEDQTRLRVCLTRTGSGDILSDEKIVGKYIY; encoded by the exons ATGATGAAAACTCTACTATTTATCGCTTTCCTCGTCCTGTTTGCAACACACCATACGTTTGCAG TTAACTACGTTTTTGAGGAAGAATGGCATAGTTTTCTGGAAAAAGTTGATGAGAATAATGtcaaaggaatttttattagaagAATATATACTACTGCAGAAGAACTGAATCAACAGCAAGAGATAA CACTTACAACATCCTGTCCGTGTGGAGTAATTCCAACTGCAACCACAGCCGATTACACTGTAGGATCATCAGTAACCTTTGAGGCAGGAGAAATTGAGAAAGAAGTGGAAGTGATTATTAAGAACGATGTTGATGACGAACTTACGGATGTTGATGACGAACTTACGGAGATATTTTGTCTGACACTTGCTACTGACACCGGAAGTAATTCAACAACTCTGATTGAAATACCCGGAAATGATT TCTGCTACCGAGGTATTGCCGAGGCAAATTACGGCGGTGCGGCTCCCGACGCCGTATTTGTTGGACCGTGGGATACAATTAATTCACGATTAGACGTTGAAACAACTGTCGACGGTGGGGATTCTGTTTCTATATTTTTGTCCGATCGACACAAAAGTCTAGTTGGTAGCGATCCAGATGAGATTAACTACGTACTAT TTTTCGACCTGCACCTTGGAATGGAGCGTACGCCTGATGCTAATGGTAATCCGGGTGGTGGTACTGATGGCGATAGTATCCTATTCCTGGATGGTTATTCTACCAGTAACTATCTGGATACTATAGCACCTGCTTCTGCCAATTTCATCCTTGATGGTCAACCCTCAAAATTCTGGATTCAATATGACAAATCAACAGGCACTCTCAGCGTCGGAACACCTGATAATCTTGACGTTCCATACTGGAGTTACGAACACGGTGCAGGCAATGCTATTGACGTCCATTATGTTTATATTGCACAATGGTTTAACGATGGGCCCTTTAAAATTTGTCCTGCTCCTAAGAATG GTTTTCCTGTAAGGAAAATCCAGTCTGTGAGTGCATCTTCGAGTGGTTACCAATATGAAGGGATTCCAGATAGAGCTATTGATGGTGTTCCGGTTCAACCCGACTGGTATCGCTCATCATGTTTCATATCAG atgtcACTCAAAACCCGTGGTTGCGGATCGATATGGGCCAGGTGTATGAAGTGCGATATGTGGCTATCTACATTATTGGTGATTTCTACAAAGCAACTTTTGATGCTGATGTAGCGC TGACTGCTTTAGACGACATGGACATCTTTGTTGGTTCTTGCCCGACTATAGGTTCACCTGCCAACCAACTTTGTTACAATACCGGAGATACAATAAGTTCTTATGGAGGCACTTTCGGGTTCACGACTCCCTATCCGGGTAAGCCATGCGACCCGGGTATCTACGGCCAATATTTAACTCTTACCAAGTCTTCGTCTGGATTAATTTGGGCTTGCGAACTACACATTTACGGCAAAGAAG TTTCACATTTGGTTCAAGCCAGATTACAGTTTTCTCAGTCACATTTTGAAGTTGATGAAAATGATGGCAGCATAATGATTACAACTAATCGCACAGGGCTAACGGAAAGCTGCACAACAGGAG GCTACTATACTGAGGGTATAACAGCTACTACAAGTGACTTCGTAGCAGTTCCGTATCCGCCCGATGAAAGCAATCGAATCTCATTCTCACAAGGTGAAAATGACGGCACAGTCAAGCAGTTTCCTGTTACCATACTTGACGATGATCTATGCGAACCGTCGGAAACATTCAGAGTAATCCTGACTGATATTAAAGGCGGCACAACTGGCGTACAGACTTGGGCAACTGTAACGATCAATGATAATGATG GTGTTATGTTCTCGTTTGAGTATGATGCGTACTACGTAGCTGAAGGAGATGGGGCAGTTAACATCGGTATTCGACGCACGGGACAAGGCGTCATGCAACCAGGAAGTGCAG AACTTAATTTTGCAGAGAACACAGCAACTTCTTTTGACTACAACAATACACAAGTTGTGGTCGACTTTGAAGCATCTACCAATGACGATACCGAATTTGGAAGTGTGAGTCTCAAGGAGGATGATGTTTATGAAGACACTGAGATATTTCAAGTGTCTCTTGGAACATTGACAcctgcaaatggatgcagtaaaCCTGGGGACATAGCGACAGCATCTGTTATTCTGCAAGACAATGACT CCCGGTTCTGGTTTAACCTGGTCAATAATGATGCAGCTATATCTATACCAGAAGGCGACTCCAGAACCATTGAAATCTTACGACTGGGTACCGAACAATCAAAAAACCTTG ATATTGTCATCAATGGAATAACTGCGGATACATCCACCGATTTCAGCATTGTACCCGCTCCAGATCCAAATAACGACGACGTATCTTCAGTAACGTTACTCAGATCTAATGATAGGGAAAGCATTACTATATCGACACATGATGATTTTGACACAGAAAACGATGAAGTTTTTACTCTTACCCTTCGGGATCCACTTTATCCTGAAGGAAACCGAGCTGACCCGTTTACTTTTACCGTGATTATCGTCGACAATGATG CTCGTTATGCGTGGAAGCAGACGGAGTTTTCCATTGAAGAGGACCAAACAAGGCTGAGAGTATGCTTAACCAGGACTGGGTCTGGGGACATTCTGTCAGATGAGAAAATAGTTGGCAAGTATATTTACTGA